One Streptomyces sp. CNQ-509 DNA window includes the following coding sequences:
- a CDS encoding serine hydrolase produces MNLRDQPLKAVAAAAEPRAAVVVAVFAGGTYRALCRGGVDRKGTASVTDRTRFEVGSVTKTFTGLLLADTAARGEVSFTDRIAERLPYAALPRGHGRAITYEHLATHTSGLPRLPPGLVLNGLPSWFANPYRSFTPEMLLPALGRAVVHHPPGTLMRYSNLGVGLLGRLLADGAGTDYGSMLRERVLDPLDLTDTGTAAPAAPDPAYAVGYWHGRRRPPWVIPALPGAGAVRSSAHDLIRFLRAHLHPEDSDTPQPLRIPLAEAVRIRELPAGYEEKSGLAWSVRTLSGATLYFHSGTTRGCTAFAGLSPEREVCVVALTNSGVTLRSRFVQSSYLLLRALALGEAK; encoded by the coding sequence GTGAACCTCCGTGACCAGCCCCTCAAAGCGGTGGCCGCCGCCGCGGAACCGCGGGCGGCGGTCGTCGTCGCGGTCTTCGCGGGCGGCACGTACCGCGCGCTGTGCCGCGGCGGTGTCGACCGCAAGGGCACCGCCTCGGTCACCGACCGCACGCGCTTCGAAGTCGGCTCGGTGACCAAGACCTTCACCGGGCTGCTGCTCGCCGACACCGCGGCGCGCGGGGAGGTCAGCTTCACGGACCGGATCGCAGAACGGCTCCCGTACGCCGCCCTCCCGCGCGGCCACGGCCGGGCCATCACCTACGAGCACCTGGCGACCCACACCTCCGGCCTGCCCCGGCTCCCGCCCGGGCTGGTGCTCAACGGGCTGCCGTCCTGGTTCGCCAACCCGTACCGGTCGTTCACACCCGAGATGCTGCTGCCCGCGCTCGGCCGCGCCGTCGTGCACCACCCGCCCGGCACCCTCATGCGCTACTCCAACCTCGGCGTCGGCCTGCTCGGCAGGCTGCTGGCCGACGGGGCGGGGACGGACTACGGATCGATGCTCCGCGAGCGCGTCCTCGACCCGCTGGACCTCACCGACACCGGCACCGCGGCCCCGGCCGCCCCGGACCCCGCGTACGCCGTCGGCTACTGGCACGGCCGCCGCCGCCCGCCCTGGGTCATCCCCGCCCTCCCCGGCGCGGGGGCGGTGCGCTCCAGCGCCCACGACCTGATCCGCTTCCTCCGCGCGCACCTCCACCCGGAGGACTCGGACACGCCCCAGCCGCTGCGGATTCCGCTGGCGGAGGCGGTACGGATCCGTGAACTGCCCGCGGGTTACGAGGAGAAGTCGGGCCTGGCGTGGAGCGTCCGCACCCTCTCGGGGGCGACGCTGTACTTCCACAGCGGCACGACCCGCGGCTGCACGGCGTTCGCGGGCCTGAGCCCGGAACGGGAGGTGTGCGTGGTGGCCCTCACCAACTCGGGTGTCACGCTGAGAAGTAGGTTCGTCCAGTCGTCGTATCTGCTGCTGCGGGCGCTGGCGCTGGGCGAGGCCAAGTGA
- a CDS encoding NACHT domain-containing protein: MAAGPGHRTEVRVERAEQALAGLRRVLVRGLAGCGKTALLQWLAVSTADGALPGGLGQLSGGVPFWLPLRHRNHREVDLTPLRNMADLTKFVIRKATTVRGVEHFSEGTVTRYPRPRNVTWPRPAPAPAAADTTTGRTYFSA; encoded by the coding sequence ATGGCCGCGGGCCCCGGCCACCGCACCGAGGTCCGGGTGGAGCGCGCCGAGCAGGCGCTGGCGGGGCTGCGGCGGGTACTGGTGCGGGGCCTGGCAGGCTGCGGCAAGACGGCGCTGCTCCAGTGGCTGGCGGTGTCGACGGCAGACGGAGCGCTACCGGGCGGGCTCGGCCAGCTCAGCGGGGGCGTGCCGTTCTGGCTGCCGCTGCGCCACCGCAATCACCGGGAAGTCGATCTCACGCCCTTGCGGAACATGGCCGACCTGACCAAGTTTGTGATCCGGAAGGCCACCACCGTCCGGGGCGTCGAGCACTTCTCCGAAGGCACCGTCACCCGCTATCCCCGCCCCCGCAACGTCACTTGGCCTCGCCCAGCGCCAGCGCCCGCAGCAGCAGATACGACGACTGGACGAACCTACTTCTCAGCGTGA